The following coding sequences lie in one Rutidosis leptorrhynchoides isolate AG116_Rl617_1_P2 chromosome 6, CSIRO_AGI_Rlap_v1, whole genome shotgun sequence genomic window:
- the LOC139851461 gene encoding bZIP transcription factor 46-like isoform X1, translating to MSSFINFKNFSDTLQPDPNVGIPMLANSNSPLTRQSSIYSLTFDELQNSLGGGGKDFGSMNMDQLLKNIWSAEETQAMASTSNFGADRDVQNNANNNSMQRQGSLTLPRTLSQKTVDEVWRELFKAASNGGDVKDGDLVGQSQTNLQPQQREPTLGEITLEDFLLKAGVVPETNQSQTAGTSYFNNASHQNVENSSFIFGFQQQAAHTNGPKVNQITDSKNVNLQPKLKPKPQSIFPKQAALDFTAPLTGQLASPIGKSEHLVKTNVVQASEVESGVANVKITGGIVGPSPQNLIPKSKFESTPSPQFYAFGEGGLRGKKSGTLEKVVERRRRRMIKNRESAARSRARKQAYTLELEAEVAKLKELNHELLKKQEEIMEMQNNQVVEKMKVRWGSKRLCLRRTLTGPW from the exons ATGAGTTCATTTATCAACTTCAAGAACTTTAGTGACACATTACAACCAGATCCCAACGTTGGTATACCAATGTTGGCGAATTCAAATTCACCGTTGACACGACAGTCTTCTATCTACTCGTTGACTTTTGATGAGCTACAGAACAGTCTAGGAGGTGGTGGGAAGGATTTTGGATCAATGAATATGGATCaacttttgaaaaatatttggagtGCTGAAGAAACTCAAGCAATGGCATCAACCTCTAATTTTGGTGCTGATCGAGATGTCCAAAATAATGCGAATAATAATAGTATGCAAAGACAAGGATCTTTGACATTACCAAGAACACTTAGCCAGAAAACGGTTGATGAAGTATGGCGAGAATTATTTAAAGCGGCTAGTAATGGTGGTGACGTTAAGGATGGTGATTTGGTGGGTCAAAGTCAAACCAATTTACAGCCACAACAAAGGGAACCCACTTTAGGTGAGATCACACTTGAGGATTTTCTACTGAAAGCAGGAGTTGTACCAGAAACTAACCAAAGTCAAACGGCTGGAACCTCGTATTTTAATAACGCTTCACACCAGAATGTTGAAAACAGTAGTTTCATTTTCGGGTTTCAACAACAAGCGGCTCACACAAATGGACCAAAAGTTAACCAAATAACAGACAGTAAAAATGTAAACCTGCAGCCCAAACTAAAACCAAAACCACAGTCCATTTTTCCTAAGCAAGCTGCTTTGGACTTTACCGCACCGTTGACTGGTCAACTGGCTAGCCCAATAGGGAAATCTGAGCATCTGGTAAAGACTAATGTGGTTCAAGCTAGTGAAGTAGAGAGTGGAGTGGCGAATGTTAAGATAACGGGCGGTATTGTGGGACCATCTCCACAAAATTTGATTCCTAAAAGTAAATTTGAGTCAACTCCGTCACCACAGTTTTATGCATTTGGTGAAGGTGGTTTGCGTGGAAAAAAAAGTGGTACTTTAGAGAAAGTTGTGGAAAGAAGGCGGAGGAGAATGATTAAAAACAGGGAATCTGCTGCACGATCAAGGGCTCGAAAGCAG GCCTATACTTTGGAGTTGGAAGCTGAAGTTGCAAAACTTAAAGAACTCAACCACGAGTTACTAAAAAAACAG GAAGAGATCATGGAGATGCAGAACAATCAG GTTGTTGAGAAGATGAAAGTGCGATGGGGAAGTAAAAGACTATGCTTACGAAGAACGTTGACCGGACCATGGTAG
- the LOC139851461 gene encoding ABSCISIC ACID-INSENSITIVE 5-like protein 7 isoform X2, with amino-acid sequence MSSFINFKNFSDTLQPDPNVGIPMLANSNSPLTRQSSIYSLTFDELQNSLGGGGKDFGSMNMDQLLKNIWSAEETQAMASTSNFGADRDVQNNANNNSMQRQGSLTLPRTLSQKTVDEVWRELFKAASNGGDVKDGDLVGQSQTNLQPQQREPTLGEITLEDFLLKAGVVPETNQSQTAGTSYFNNASHQNVENSSFIFGFQQQAAHTNGPKVNQITDSKNVNLQPKLKPKPQSIFPKQAALDFTAPLTGQLASPIGKSEHLVKTNVVQASEVESGVANVKITGGIVGPSPQNLIPKSKFESTPSPQFYAFGEGGLRGKKSGTLEKVVERRRRRMIKNRESAARSRARKQVVEKMKVRWGSKRLCLRRTLTGPW; translated from the exons ATGAGTTCATTTATCAACTTCAAGAACTTTAGTGACACATTACAACCAGATCCCAACGTTGGTATACCAATGTTGGCGAATTCAAATTCACCGTTGACACGACAGTCTTCTATCTACTCGTTGACTTTTGATGAGCTACAGAACAGTCTAGGAGGTGGTGGGAAGGATTTTGGATCAATGAATATGGATCaacttttgaaaaatatttggagtGCTGAAGAAACTCAAGCAATGGCATCAACCTCTAATTTTGGTGCTGATCGAGATGTCCAAAATAATGCGAATAATAATAGTATGCAAAGACAAGGATCTTTGACATTACCAAGAACACTTAGCCAGAAAACGGTTGATGAAGTATGGCGAGAATTATTTAAAGCGGCTAGTAATGGTGGTGACGTTAAGGATGGTGATTTGGTGGGTCAAAGTCAAACCAATTTACAGCCACAACAAAGGGAACCCACTTTAGGTGAGATCACACTTGAGGATTTTCTACTGAAAGCAGGAGTTGTACCAGAAACTAACCAAAGTCAAACGGCTGGAACCTCGTATTTTAATAACGCTTCACACCAGAATGTTGAAAACAGTAGTTTCATTTTCGGGTTTCAACAACAAGCGGCTCACACAAATGGACCAAAAGTTAACCAAATAACAGACAGTAAAAATGTAAACCTGCAGCCCAAACTAAAACCAAAACCACAGTCCATTTTTCCTAAGCAAGCTGCTTTGGACTTTACCGCACCGTTGACTGGTCAACTGGCTAGCCCAATAGGGAAATCTGAGCATCTGGTAAAGACTAATGTGGTTCAAGCTAGTGAAGTAGAGAGTGGAGTGGCGAATGTTAAGATAACGGGCGGTATTGTGGGACCATCTCCACAAAATTTGATTCCTAAAAGTAAATTTGAGTCAACTCCGTCACCACAGTTTTATGCATTTGGTGAAGGTGGTTTGCGTGGAAAAAAAAGTGGTACTTTAGAGAAAGTTGTGGAAAGAAGGCGGAGGAGAATGATTAAAAACAGGGAATCTGCTGCACGATCAAGGGCTCGAAAGCAG GTTGTTGAGAAGATGAAAGTGCGATGGGGAAGTAAAAGACTATGCTTACGAAGAACGTTGACCGGACCATGGTAG